The proteins below are encoded in one region of Fimbriimonadaceae bacterium:
- the nadD gene encoding nicotinate (nicotinamide) nucleotide adenylyltransferase, which produces MRYGVLGGTFDPPHLGHVALAEAAHDALQLDEVLLVPGYQNPLKRRQPAATGAQRFAMCGLLAHERPWLAVSDIELTRKGPSYALETMEELTYSRPGDYWFVMGADALASLPQWREPAKLLRLCRVAVVARTGTRLEGVLNELDREWRRVVDVVEMPNHPVSSSKIREDVARGRPTDRWLTAALREYIEREGLYLD; this is translated from the coding sequence AGGAACGTTCGACCCGCCCCACCTGGGGCACGTGGCGTTGGCGGAAGCGGCCCACGATGCCTTGCAGCTGGACGAGGTGTTGCTGGTACCCGGTTACCAGAACCCGCTGAAACGGCGGCAGCCTGCAGCCACGGGCGCCCAGCGTTTCGCCATGTGCGGATTGCTCGCCCACGAGCGGCCCTGGCTCGCGGTGAGCGACATCGAACTCACCCGCAAGGGGCCGAGCTACGCTCTAGAAACGATGGAGGAGCTCACCTACTCGCGCCCTGGCGACTACTGGTTCGTTATGGGGGCGGACGCCCTCGCGTCGCTGCCCCAATGGAGAGAGCCGGCCAAGCTCCTGCGGCTCTGCCGAGTCGCCGTGGTCGCCCGCACCGGGACGCGCTTAGAAGGCGTCCTCAACGAGCTCGACCGTGAGTGGCGCAGGGTCGTCGACGTCGTCGAAATGCCAAACCACCCGGTTTCCTCGTCTAAGATCAGGGAGGACGTCGCGAGGGGACGGCCTACCGATAGGTGGCTCACCGCCGCCCTTCGGGAGTACATTGAGCGAGAGGGACTCTATCTCGACTGA
- a CDS encoding tetratricopeptide repeat protein yields the protein MADDAERSEPDAVAEAPRELTEEQRLRVEDLLRQANLAKVRGQADLSERLVLEAVQLAPHSSPANEALGDVYLEQRQTRKAREAYRQAVELDATNASAERKYGETVLAIETALNPALLLGSGEGTYASGKASVVLSFLVPGLGQIVNGLRAKGAAFMGVWLVGWILAFLVPNGMKGLTTLFTGRGPGFEPLVLLPLGISAIAWIWSILDAGQAAGRVEQKKFERPTPPVDKDFEI from the coding sequence ATGGCGGACGATGCAGAACGATCCGAACCTGATGCCGTAGCAGAGGCCCCCCGCGAGCTCACGGAAGAACAGCGGCTCCGGGTCGAAGACCTTTTGCGCCAGGCGAACCTTGCCAAAGTGAGGGGCCAGGCGGATCTGTCCGAGAGGCTCGTCTTGGAGGCGGTCCAACTCGCGCCACACTCGTCTCCTGCGAACGAAGCCCTGGGCGACGTCTACCTAGAACAGCGTCAGACCCGCAAAGCCCGTGAGGCGTATAGGCAGGCGGTGGAGCTCGACGCCACCAACGCGAGCGCGGAGCGCAAGTACGGCGAGACCGTGCTCGCCATCGAGACCGCCCTCAACCCCGCCCTGCTCCTGGGGAGCGGGGAGGGCACCTATGCGAGCGGCAAGGCCTCGGTCGTGCTCAGTTTCTTGGTCCCCGGCCTGGGCCAGATCGTCAACGGCTTGCGCGCGAAGGGCGCGGCTTTTATGGGCGTCTGGCTCGTCGGCTGGATCCTTGCGTTCCTGGTGCCGAACGGGATGAAGGGTCTGACGACCCTCTTCACCGGCCGCGGGCCGGGATTCGAGCCGCTTGTCCTGCTGCCCCTGGGGATCAGTGCGATCGCGTGGATCTGGTCGATCTTGGACGCGGGCCAGGCCGCGGGCCGCGTCGAACAGAAAAAATTTGAACGCCCGACGCCGCCGGTCGACAAAGACTTCGAGATTTAA
- the rsfS gene encoding ribosome silencing factor, whose amino-acid sequence MNSQEKADRIREFADDIKAVDIEVIDVRAKTSVADFFVVCSGTSDTHANSIAEKVEEKMRAIGERALRSTTGPKAGGWILYDFGDVVLHVMLEEKRQFYDLETLWRTMQNDPNLMP is encoded by the coding sequence TTGAACTCGCAAGAGAAAGCCGACCGCATCCGCGAATTCGCGGACGACATCAAGGCGGTGGACATCGAGGTCATCGACGTCCGCGCGAAGACGTCTGTCGCCGACTTCTTCGTCGTCTGCTCGGGCACATCGGACACCCACGCGAACTCCATCGCCGAAAAGGTGGAGGAAAAGATGAGGGCGATCGGCGAGCGTGCCCTCCGTTCCACCACCGGCCCGAAAGCGGGCGGGTGGATCCTTTACGATTTTGGCGACGTGGTCCTGCACGTGATGCTGGAGGAGAAGCGACAGTTCTACGATCTGGAGACGCTATGGCGGACGATGCAGAACGATCCGAACCTGATGCCGTAG